The Halobellus sp. MBLA0158 genome has a window encoding:
- a CDS encoding DHH family phosphoesterase, whose product MQRRLVLGCGSIARETVERLASWPGELTIVAGENETVPDGIGSGVSVEHTSIDDDALPPRADLVYVASDDDAANAAAAERARAAYPDAQIVGLASTSADPTTRDRLDSAADRVVDVRETLVDRVQELAVGPGAEQLQRLFATLRRIDGRLAVVMHDNPDPDAIASALAVARIAATLDVPADACYFGDISHQENRALVNLLGLDLVELESGSELDEYAGVALVDHSRPGVNDGLPEDTTVDVVVDHHPPRAPVEAHFIDLRRDIGATSTLVTDYLRRAGIDPDESLATALLFGIRVDTNDFSREVSPADFGAAAWLLSHADLSLLDRVESPSMTSAVLETLARAIRNRDVRGDALASNVGAISDRDALAQAADRLLNMEGIRIAVIYGFKDGTVYVSGRARGTDVDLGETLRDAFDAIGSAGGHADMAGAQVPLGILAESDEDSAADLERIVTDVIASRLFETLDDATTLLGIGEGDAGWSAEYPFGAWDRDEDPE is encoded by the coding sequence ATGCAACGGCGGCTGGTCCTCGGGTGCGGATCGATCGCACGCGAGACCGTCGAGCGCCTCGCCTCCTGGCCCGGGGAGTTGACGATCGTCGCTGGCGAGAACGAGACAGTCCCGGACGGCATCGGGAGCGGTGTGTCAGTCGAGCACACCAGTATCGACGACGACGCGCTGCCGCCGCGAGCAGACCTCGTCTACGTCGCCAGCGACGACGACGCGGCGAACGCCGCAGCGGCCGAGCGGGCGCGGGCGGCGTATCCCGACGCGCAGATCGTCGGCCTGGCGAGCACGTCGGCGGATCCGACCACGCGAGACCGCCTCGATTCGGCCGCCGACCGCGTCGTCGACGTCCGGGAGACGCTCGTCGACCGCGTTCAGGAGCTGGCGGTCGGCCCCGGCGCCGAACAACTGCAACGCCTGTTCGCGACGCTGCGTCGGATCGACGGCCGGCTGGCGGTCGTGATGCACGACAACCCCGACCCCGACGCCATCGCGAGCGCGCTCGCGGTGGCGCGGATCGCCGCCACGCTCGATGTCCCCGCCGACGCGTGCTACTTCGGCGACATCTCCCACCAGGAGAACCGCGCGCTCGTGAACCTCCTCGGATTGGATCTCGTCGAACTGGAATCCGGCTCGGAACTCGATGAGTACGCCGGCGTCGCGCTCGTCGACCACTCCCGCCCCGGCGTCAACGACGGCCTCCCCGAGGACACGACCGTCGACGTCGTCGTCGATCACCATCCGCCGCGGGCCCCCGTCGAGGCGCACTTCATCGACCTCAGACGCGATATCGGTGCGACGAGTACCCTCGTGACGGACTACCTCCGACGGGCGGGGATCGACCCCGACGAGTCGCTGGCGACCGCGCTCCTCTTCGGGATCCGGGTCGACACCAACGACTTCTCGCGGGAGGTCTCGCCGGCCGACTTCGGCGCGGCCGCGTGGCTCCTCTCGCACGCGGACCTCTCGCTTTTGGACCGCGTCGAGTCGCCGAGTATGACCTCTGCGGTGCTGGAGACGCTGGCTCGCGCGATCCGCAACCGCGACGTCCGCGGCGACGCCCTCGCGTCGAACGTCGGCGCGATCTCCGACCGGGACGCCCTCGCGCAGGCGGCCGATCGCCTGCTGAACATGGAGGGAATCCGGATCGCCGTCATCTACGGCTTCAAGGACGGCACCGTCTACGTCTCGGGCCGCGCCCGCGGGACCGACGTCGACCTCGGCGAGACGCTCCGGGACGCGTTCGACGCCATCGGCAGCGCGGGCGGGCACGCGGATATGGCCGGCGCGCAGGTCCCGCTCGGGATCCTCGCCGAGAGCGACGAGGACTCGGCGGCGGATCTCGAACGGATCGTCACCGACGTGATCGCGAGTCGCCTGTTCGAGACCCTGGACGACGCGACGACGCTCCTGGGGATCGGCGAGGGCGACGCCGGCTGGTCCGCGGAGTATCCCTTCGGCGCGTGGGATCGGGACGAGGACCCGGAGTGA
- a CDS encoding NADH-quinone oxidoreductase subunit N, which translates to MSLLLQSADAGTPMWSALAPTILLGVTGLVLLGIDMLWPDETSNTVLAVTSAVGSLLAFGVTAWFLVAGTGQTRTGGEITLYGDALVVDGMSLFFTLIFTIVTAMVVVASYDYLREQRHRAEFYALVLFAATGMTLMAMANSLATAFVSLELASIPSYALVAYLKEDKGSVEAGLKYFLIGAVSSAVFAFGISLVYATSGSMIFGDVASAVEGSEMVGVLGIGVLMIVGGFAFKTASVPFHFWAPEAYEGAPAPISGFLSSASKAAGFAVAFRVFVEAFPLGAIPAGVDWVLAFQVLAVVTMTLGNFAAATQEKVKRMLAYSSIGHAGYALIGLAALSAGGPNGDVLGASMAHLLVYGFMNTGAFLFIALVEHWGVGRTFEDYNGLASAAPVAAVAMTVFMFSLAGLPPFGGFLSKYALFYSAIEAGFWWLAAVGAINSALSLFYYSRVVKAMWIEEPAGDFEIGSRPVGLYAAVLFAGIGTLLLLPGFGPVIETAQSVAAALF; encoded by the coding sequence ATGTCGCTCCTCCTCCAGTCCGCGGACGCGGGCACTCCGATGTGGTCCGCGCTCGCGCCCACGATCCTGCTCGGCGTGACCGGGCTGGTCCTGCTCGGCATCGATATGCTGTGGCCCGACGAGACCAGCAACACGGTCCTGGCCGTCACCTCGGCGGTCGGTTCGCTGCTCGCCTTCGGCGTCACGGCGTGGTTCCTCGTCGCCGGCACCGGTCAGACGCGGACCGGCGGCGAGATCACGCTGTACGGCGACGCCCTGGTCGTCGACGGGATGAGCCTGTTCTTCACGCTCATCTTCACGATCGTCACCGCGATGGTGGTCGTCGCGTCTTACGACTACCTCCGCGAGCAGCGCCACCGGGCGGAGTTCTACGCCCTCGTGCTGTTCGCCGCCACGGGGATGACCCTGATGGCGATGGCGAACTCGCTCGCGACCGCGTTCGTGAGCCTGGAGCTCGCGTCGATCCCCTCCTACGCGCTCGTCGCGTACCTCAAAGAGGACAAGGGGAGCGTCGAGGCCGGGCTCAAGTACTTCCTGATCGGGGCGGTGTCGTCGGCCGTGTTCGCCTTCGGGATCAGCCTGGTGTACGCCACCTCCGGCTCGATGATCTTCGGCGACGTCGCGAGCGCAGTCGAGGGCTCGGAGATGGTCGGGGTCCTCGGTATCGGCGTCCTGATGATCGTCGGCGGGTTCGCGTTCAAGACCGCCTCCGTGCCGTTCCACTTCTGGGCGCCGGAGGCCTACGAGGGCGCGCCCGCGCCGATCTCGGGCTTCCTCTCGTCGGCGTCGAAGGCCGCCGGCTTCGCGGTCGCGTTCCGCGTCTTCGTCGAGGCCTTCCCGCTGGGAGCGATCCCGGCGGGCGTCGACTGGGTGCTCGCGTTCCAGGTGCTCGCGGTCGTCACGATGACGCTCGGGAACTTCGCCGCGGCCACCCAGGAGAAAGTAAAGCGGATGCTCGCGTACTCCTCGATCGGACACGCGGGCTACGCGCTCATCGGCCTCGCGGCGCTGTCGGCGGGCGGTCCCAACGGTGACGTCCTGGGGGCGTCGATGGCCCACCTGCTCGTCTACGGCTTTATGAACACGGGCGCGTTCCTGTTCATCGCCCTGGTCGAACACTGGGGCGTCGGCCGCACCTTCGAGGACTACAACGGCCTCGCGTCGGCCGCACCGGTCGCCGCCGTGGCGATGACGGTGTTCATGTTCAGCCTCGCGGGCCTGCCGCCGTTCGGGGGCTTCCTCTCGAAGTACGCCCTCTTCTACTCGGCCATCGAGGCCGGGTTCTGGTGGCTCGCCGCCGTCGGCGCGATCAACAGCGCGCTGTCGCTGTTCTACTACAGCCGCGTCGTGAAGGCGATGTGGATCGAAGAGCCGGCGGGCGACTTCGAGATCGGAAGCCGTCCGGTCGGCCTCTACGCCGCGGTGCTGTTCGCCGGGATCGGGACGCTGCTCCTGCTGCCCGGCTTCGGCCCGGTCATCGAGACCGCGCAGTCGGTCGCTGCGGCGCTGTTCTAG
- a CDS encoding complex I subunit 4 family protein yields MIIEALIAVTFLAALVVFVAPDEYAGRLAAALSVLPVLGSLWMWAQYDASGNALLGGSIAFETDFVWLTLGGLDLHWFVGVDGISLPLLVLTTILSTLAIVSAWTPISERQSQFYGLMLFMEANLLGVFTALDFFAWFVFWEAVLVPMYFLIGVWGGPNRRYAAIKFFVYTNIASLVMFIGFIALVFGLGDSVSSMRLPEIAQALRAGELGGFAGLNAATLKTVAFVATFLGFAVKVPVAPLHTWLPDAHVEAPTPVSVMLAGVLLKMGTYALLRFNFTMMPDVATALVVPIAGIAVISVIYGALLALAQQDLKRIVAYSSVSSMGYVILGLVAYTTYGVGGATFQMIAHGLISGLMFMAVGVIYNTTHTRMVGDMSGIADRMPVTAGIFVAGAFGYMGLPLMAGFAGEFFIFKGSFASTVHSAMPLFTGAAMFGIVIVAGYLLFAMQRTLFGPFSFDGEYEITEAPTHDVAPLAVLLLLVIVLGVAPDLFFGMIQDAVNPILTGGGL; encoded by the coding sequence ATGATCATTGAAGCGCTCATCGCTGTCACGTTCCTCGCCGCGCTGGTCGTGTTCGTCGCCCCCGACGAGTACGCCGGTCGACTCGCGGCGGCACTCAGCGTGCTCCCGGTCCTCGGGAGCCTCTGGATGTGGGCACAGTACGACGCGAGCGGCAACGCCCTGCTGGGCGGCTCGATCGCGTTCGAGACCGACTTCGTCTGGCTGACGCTCGGCGGCCTCGACCTCCACTGGTTCGTGGGCGTCGACGGCATCAGCCTTCCCCTCTTGGTCCTCACGACGATCCTCTCGACGCTCGCGATCGTCAGCGCGTGGACGCCGATCTCCGAGCGCCAGTCCCAGTTCTACGGGCTGATGCTCTTTATGGAGGCGAACCTCCTCGGCGTCTTCACCGCCTTGGACTTCTTCGCGTGGTTCGTCTTCTGGGAGGCCGTGCTGGTCCCGATGTACTTCCTCATCGGCGTCTGGGGCGGTCCCAATCGCCGCTACGCCGCGATCAAGTTCTTCGTGTACACGAACATCGCGTCGCTCGTGATGTTCATCGGGTTCATCGCCCTGGTCTTCGGCCTCGGCGACTCGGTGTCGTCGATGCGGCTGCCGGAGATCGCCCAGGCGCTTCGGGCCGGCGAACTCGGCGGCTTCGCGGGGCTGAACGCCGCGACGCTGAAGACCGTCGCCTTCGTGGCGACGTTCCTCGGCTTCGCGGTGAAGGTGCCCGTCGCGCCGCTGCACACCTGGCTGCCGGACGCCCACGTCGAGGCGCCGACGCCGGTGTCCGTGATGCTGGCTGGCGTCCTCCTGAAGATGGGGACCTACGCCCTGCTGCGGTTCAACTTCACGATGATGCCCGACGTCGCGACCGCGCTCGTCGTCCCCATCGCGGGGATCGCCGTGATCAGCGTGATCTATGGCGCGCTGCTCGCGCTCGCCCAGCAGGACCTCAAGCGCATCGTCGCGTACTCGTCTGTGTCCTCGATGGGCTACGTCATCCTCGGGCTCGTCGCGTACACGACCTACGGGGTCGGCGGCGCGACGTTCCAGATGATCGCCCACGGCCTCATCTCGGGGCTGATGTTTATGGCGGTCGGCGTGATCTACAACACGACCCACACCCGGATGGTGGGCGATATGTCCGGCATCGCCGACCGGATGCCGGTCACCGCCGGCATCTTCGTCGCCGGCGCGTTCGGCTATATGGGCCTGCCGCTGATGGCTGGCTTCGCGGGCGAGTTCTTCATCTTCAAGGGCTCGTTCGCCTCCACGGTCCACTCGGCGATGCCGCTCTTCACCGGGGCGGCGATGTTCGGCATCGTGATCGTCGCGGGCTACCTGCTCTTCGCGATGCAGCGGACGCTGTTCGGCCCGTTCAGCTTCGACGGCGAGTACGAGATCACGGAGGCGCCGACCCACGACGTCGCGCCGCTGGCCGTCCTCCTGCTCTTGGTCATCGTCCTCGGGGTCGCCCCCGACCTCTTCTTCGGGATGATCCAAGACGCTGTTAATCCGATCCTGACGGGAGGTGGGCTGTGA
- the nuoL gene encoding NADH-quinone oxidoreductase subunit L, with product MAGIFDFAPAIVLLPFVSFLVALAVGDRLPKGGALAGIAATAGSLLLAAATFLTVSGGRTYEQTIYVWADGINAVDLSFGLLIDPLSAMMLLIVTLIAFLVHVFSLGYMNDEGETGLPRYYAGLGLFTASMLGFVVADNLLMAFMFFELVGLCSYLLIGFHFREPGPPSAAKKAFLVTRFGDYFFLVGVVAVFATFSTAKFAGRGSFPALAESALRGGAPAVNTFGFAPQTWFTIVGLLVLGGVIGKSAQFPLHTWLPDAMEGPTPVSALIHAATMVAAGVYLVARMYGFYALSPNALAIIAFIGGFTALFAATMGVVKREIKQVLAYSTISQYGYMMLALGGGGYVAATFHLMTHAFFKALLFLGAGSVIIAMHHNENMWDMGGLKDKMPVTYYTFLSGSLALAGIFPFAGFWSKDEVLYETLLHGLDGNPILLGAYAMGLLAVFFTGFYTFRMVFLTFHGKPRTQTARDPHGVRWNVKGPLVVLGILAAVAGFVNMTPVAELTGLHIEYLHKWLEHGIEGVTVEHYSSLLHDFAGYGAEGVHLSPLIPGAVSLGLALAGSGVAYLLYDVPEPIRHTDRLGRIKSLLYNNYYQDEYQVWLANGVTRPVARVANKFDGGVVDGVVNGVSSVSLFSGSRIRRIQTGVVSNYAALLTLGLTALLVAFGIFGGWFV from the coding sequence ATGGCAGGAATATTCGACTTCGCACCCGCGATCGTGTTGTTGCCGTTCGTCTCGTTCCTCGTCGCGCTCGCGGTGGGCGACCGCCTGCCGAAGGGCGGCGCGCTCGCCGGGATCGCCGCGACGGCCGGCTCTCTCCTCTTGGCCGCCGCGACGTTCCTGACGGTGTCCGGGGGACGGACGTACGAGCAAACGATCTACGTGTGGGCCGACGGCATCAACGCGGTCGATCTGAGCTTCGGGCTCCTGATCGACCCGCTGTCGGCGATGATGCTGCTCATCGTGACGCTCATCGCCTTCCTGGTCCACGTCTTCAGCCTCGGGTATATGAACGACGAGGGCGAGACCGGCCTCCCGCGGTACTACGCCGGTCTCGGCCTGTTCACCGCGTCGATGCTCGGCTTCGTCGTCGCGGACAATCTGCTGATGGCGTTTATGTTCTTCGAGCTGGTCGGACTCTGCTCGTACCTGCTCATCGGCTTCCACTTCCGGGAGCCGGGGCCGCCGAGCGCGGCCAAGAAGGCGTTTCTCGTGACGCGCTTCGGCGACTACTTCTTCCTCGTCGGCGTCGTCGCGGTCTTCGCGACGTTCAGCACGGCGAAGTTCGCCGGCCGGGGCTCGTTCCCGGCGCTCGCCGAGTCGGCGCTCCGGGGCGGCGCGCCCGCGGTCAACACGTTCGGTTTCGCGCCGCAGACGTGGTTCACGATCGTCGGCCTGCTCGTCCTGGGCGGCGTGATCGGTAAGTCCGCGCAGTTCCCGCTGCACACCTGGCTGCCGGACGCGATGGAAGGCCCGACGCCGGTCTCGGCGCTCATCCACGCCGCGACGATGGTGGCCGCCGGGGTCTACCTCGTCGCGCGGATGTACGGCTTCTACGCGCTGTCGCCGAACGCCTTAGCGATCATCGCGTTCATCGGCGGCTTCACCGCGCTCTTCGCCGCGACGATGGGCGTCGTCAAGCGCGAGATCAAGCAGGTGCTCGCGTACTCGACGATCTCGCAGTACGGCTATATGATGCTCGCCCTCGGCGGCGGCGGCTACGTCGCCGCGACCTTCCACCTGATGACGCACGCCTTCTTCAAGGCGCTGCTCTTCCTGGGGGCGGGCTCGGTGATCATCGCGATGCACCACAACGAGAATATGTGGGACATGGGCGGTCTGAAGGACAAGATGCCCGTGACCTACTACACCTTCCTCTCGGGGTCGCTGGCGCTGGCCGGCATCTTCCCGTTCGCCGGCTTCTGGTCGAAGGACGAGGTCCTCTACGAGACGCTGCTTCACGGCCTCGACGGGAACCCGATCCTGCTCGGCGCGTACGCGATGGGACTCCTGGCCGTGTTCTTCACCGGCTTCTACACGTTCCGGATGGTGTTTCTCACCTTCCACGGCAAGCCGCGGACCCAGACGGCCCGCGATCCCCACGGGGTTCGCTGGAACGTCAAGGGCCCGCTCGTCGTACTCGGTATCCTGGCCGCCGTCGCCGGCTTCGTGAACATGACGCCGGTCGCTGAGCTGACGGGGCTCCACATCGAGTACCTGCACAAGTGGCTCGAACACGGCATCGAGGGCGTGACCGTCGAGCACTACTCGTCGCTGCTGCACGACTTCGCGGGCTACGGCGCCGAGGGCGTCCACCTGAGTCCGCTCATTCCGGGCGCCGTCTCGCTCGGGCTCGCGCTGGCGGGCTCCGGCGTCGCGTACCTCCTGTACGACGTCCCCGAGCCGATCCGGCACACGGACCGGCTCGGGCGCATCAAGTCGCTGCTGTACAACAACTACTACCAGGACGAGTACCAGGTCTGGCTGGCGAACGGCGTCACGCGCCCGGTCGCGCGCGTCGCCAACAAGTTCGACGGCGGCGTCGTCGACGGCGTCGTCAACGGCGTCTCCAGCGTCAGCCTGTTCTCGGGGAGTCGCATCCGTCGCATCCAGACGGGCGTGGTGAGTAACTACGCGGCGCTCCTCACACTCGGCCTGACGGCACTACTCGTCGCCTTCGGGATCTTCGGAGGGTGGTTCGTATGA
- the nuoK gene encoding NADH-quinone oxidoreductase subunit NuoK, which yields MVPPQYYLLLSAAVFCIGLFGILTRRNALLFLMSVELMLNAANINLVAFSYVWGNLTGQTFGLFVMAIAAAEVAVGVGIILVLYRDFDDVDVTKATTMRW from the coding sequence ATGGTCCCGCCGCAGTACTACCTGCTGCTCTCGGCGGCCGTCTTCTGTATCGGCCTGTTCGGGATCCTGACGCGGCGCAACGCGCTGTTGTTCCTGATGTCGGTCGAACTAATGTTGAACGCCGCGAACATCAACCTCGTCGCGTTCTCCTACGTCTGGGGGAACCTCACGGGGCAGACGTTCGGGCTGTTCGTGATGGCGATCGCCGCCGCCGAGGTCGCGGTGGGCGTCGGGATCATCCTGGTCCTGTACCGCGACTTCGACGACGTCGACGTCACCAAAGCGACAACGATGAGGTGGTAA
- a CDS encoding NADH-quinone oxidoreductase subunit J family protein, translated as MTTKPELKLGSHLVPGLAAAALFVVMAAAFLSAALPAPQGFAEDANITASIGYAMFNLGLGDVAAESFLIAFETIDILLVAALVGAVMLARRESGDRTMTVLTDGGRRLRETLTIDSDSEEVDD; from the coding sequence ATGACAACGAAGCCGGAACTGAAACTCGGATCGCATCTGGTTCCCGGTCTCGCGGCTGCGGCGCTGTTCGTCGTGATGGCCGCCGCGTTCCTCTCGGCGGCGCTCCCCGCTCCGCAGGGGTTCGCCGAGGACGCGAACATCACCGCCAGCATCGGGTATGCGATGTTCAATCTGGGCCTCGGTGACGTCGCGGCCGAGAGCTTCCTCATCGCGTTCGAGACCATCGACATCCTGCTCGTGGCCGCGCTCGTCGGCGCCGTGATGCTCGCGCGTCGCGAGTCCGGCGACCGGACGATGACGGTCCTCACGGACGGCGGTCGGCGGCTGCGTGAGACGCTCACGATCGACAGCGACAGCGAGGAGGTAGACGACTGA
- a CDS encoding NADH-quinone oxidoreductase subunit J: MVYETIAFALFALVTVGCSLGVVLVRDVWHSALLLGGALLSVAVHYVMLQAEFLAAMQILVYVGGVLILITFAVMLTRAEPEVSSI, translated from the coding sequence ATGGTTTATGAGACCATCGCGTTCGCGCTGTTCGCCCTCGTGACTGTGGGCTGCAGCCTGGGCGTCGTCCTCGTGCGGGACGTCTGGCACTCCGCACTCCTGCTCGGGGGCGCGCTCTTGAGCGTCGCGGTGCATTACGTGATGTTGCAGGCCGAATTTCTGGCCGCGATGCAGATCCTCGTCTACGTGGGCGGGGTTCTCATCCTCATCACGTTCGCCGTGATGCTGACGCGTGCAGAACCGGAGGTGAGTAGCATATGA
- a CDS encoding NuoI/complex I 23 kDa subunit family protein produces the protein MIGVLKSMATTMKHALDGETFTVEYPDVAPEVSPRFRGVHKFSQERCIWCRQCENVCPNDTIQIVQDDQRNGEQYNLHIGQCIYCRLCEEVCPVDAILLTQNFEFTADTKDDFVYNKEQLKNVPWYKDIDPLNSREPDRDAWIGEGEGEVDYQ, from the coding sequence ATGATCGGCGTACTCAAATCGATGGCGACGACGATGAAGCACGCGCTGGACGGCGAGACGTTCACGGTCGAGTACCCGGACGTCGCGCCCGAAGTGAGCCCCCGGTTCCGCGGGGTCCACAAGTTCAGCCAAGAGCGGTGCATCTGGTGTCGGCAGTGCGAGAACGTCTGTCCGAACGACACGATCCAGATCGTACAGGACGACCAGCGCAACGGGGAGCAGTACAACCTCCACATCGGGCAGTGCATCTACTGCCGGCTCTGCGAGGAGGTCTGTCCCGTCGACGCGATCCTGCTGACCCAGAACTTCGAGTTCACCGCCGACACGAAGGACGACTTCGTGTACAACAAAGAACAGCTGAAGAACGTCCCGTGGTACAAGGACATCGACCCGCTCAACTCCCGGGAGCCCGACCGCGACGCGTGGATCGGCGAGGGGGAGGGCGAGGTGGACTACCAGTGA
- a CDS encoding complex I subunit 1/NuoH family protein, translating into MVAPLQSTTPLPDTIAGLLGLSGTVGQIVGGLIGAFIIANLLLVQTAVAGPWAKRKITAAFTDRIAVNRVGPFGLVVIVADAVRLLSKELVIPEGVDRPTYDLGPLFVPFSALLGFAVIPMGNGIHLADPETGLVFAFAASSIASLGLVMMGYGSNNKYSLLGGLRAIASNIAYEIPLVVTAASVVVFTGTLQMSEIVAQQTEPLLSIAGVTIPQWFAFVNPFAFVLFVIANLAEVGRNPFDVPEAPTEIVAGYQTEYSSVYFVLIYLGEFIHIFLGGAIAATLFLGGPAGPFLPGFVWFTIKIWAFYLFTQWARSAVPRLRIDQFLDIGWKGMLVLSFANLALTAIIVGVIA; encoded by the coding sequence ATGGTCGCGCCGCTGCAGTCGACCACGCCGCTGCCGGACACGATCGCCGGCCTCCTGGGCCTTTCCGGGACGGTCGGGCAGATCGTCGGCGGCCTGATCGGGGCCTTCATCATCGCGAACCTCCTCTTGGTCCAGACGGCCGTCGCCGGCCCGTGGGCCAAGCGGAAGATCACCGCCGCGTTCACAGACCGCATCGCGGTCAACCGCGTGGGGCCGTTCGGCCTGGTCGTGATCGTCGCCGACGCCGTCCGCCTGCTCTCGAAGGAGCTCGTGATCCCGGAGGGCGTCGATCGACCGACCTACGACCTCGGCCCGCTCTTCGTGCCCTTCTCGGCGCTGCTCGGGTTCGCGGTGATCCCGATGGGCAACGGCATCCACCTGGCCGACCCGGAGACGGGGCTCGTCTTCGCCTTCGCGGCGTCGTCGATCGCCTCGCTCGGCCTGGTGATGATGGGCTACGGCTCGAACAACAAGTACTCGCTCCTGGGCGGCCTGCGGGCGATCGCCTCGAACATCGCCTACGAGATCCCGCTCGTCGTCACCGCGGCGTCGGTGGTCGTCTTCACGGGCACGCTCCAGATGAGCGAGATCGTCGCACAGCAGACGGAGCCGCTCCTGTCGATCGCGGGCGTCACGATTCCGCAGTGGTTCGCGTTCGTGAACCCCTTCGCCTTCGTGCTGTTCGTGATCGCGAACCTCGCTGAGGTCGGCCGCAATCCGTTCGACGTGCCGGAGGCGCCGACCGAGATCGTCGCCGGGTACCAGACCGAGTACTCCTCCGTGTACTTCGTCCTGATCTACCTCGGGGAGTTCATCCACATCTTCCTCGGCGGCGCGATCGCCGCGACGCTGTTTCTGGGCGGACCGGCCGGTCCGTTCCTGCCCGGCTTCGTGTGGTTCACGATCAAGATCTGGGCGTTCTACCTGTTCACCCAGTGGGCCCGGTCTGCGGTGCCCCGGCTCCGGATCGACCAGTTCCTCGACATCGGCTGGAAGGGGATGCTCGTGCTCTCCTTCGCGAACCTGGCGCTCACGGCCATCATCGTGGGAGTGATCGCATAA
- a CDS encoding NADH-quinone oxidoreductase subunit D, whose product MSLEEPAPDDGAVEALPTAAEEIESLLGDLVVDTEEHVNAPGVVVRPDAVQEALRRLRDEAGFDHLSCVTAEEREDRYESIYHLTSYDDRQREVSVVVPTTKDDPVSESAAPVFRTADWHEREAYDLVGIEYDDHPDLRRILLPETWQGHPLSQNYDQDRPQIVTLDEWENPLADDHREEEGDTMYVNIGPHHPATHGVLHVKTVLDGEQVADVDPDIGYLHRCEEQMCQTKTYRHQIMPYPDRWDYASSGLLNEWAYARAAEDLNDIEVPEYAQIIRTMGAELCRIASHMLAVGTFALDVYGDFTAIFMYAMRDREKVQNILEDLTGQRMMFNYFRLGGVVWDLPEPREDFFETVRDFLDDLPEALEEYHDLITSNEILQARTIDTGVLPPEVAKSYGATGPVARGSGIDYDLRRDDPYGYYDELEWDVITEDGCDNFSRLLVRLREVEESAKIIEQCADLLEDWPEDEREIQSNVPRTLRPADDKEIYRAVEAAKGELGIYIRGDGTEKPGRFKIRSPCFSNLQTLPEMSNGEYIPDMIASLGSLDIVLGEVDR is encoded by the coding sequence ATGAGCCTGGAGGAACCGGCACCCGACGACGGCGCCGTCGAGGCGCTGCCGACCGCCGCCGAGGAGATCGAATCCCTGCTCGGCGACCTCGTCGTCGACACCGAAGAACACGTCAACGCGCCCGGCGTCGTCGTCCGGCCCGACGCGGTCCAAGAGGCGCTCCGACGGCTCCGCGACGAGGCCGGCTTCGACCACCTCTCGTGTGTCACCGCCGAGGAACGTGAGGACCGCTACGAGTCGATCTACCACCTCACGAGCTACGACGACCGGCAGCGAGAGGTCAGCGTCGTCGTCCCGACGACGAAGGACGATCCCGTGAGCGAGTCCGCCGCGCCGGTGTTCCGGACGGCCGACTGGCACGAGCGGGAGGCCTACGACCTCGTCGGCATCGAGTACGACGACCACCCGGACCTGCGCCGGATCCTCCTGCCGGAGACCTGGCAGGGCCATCCGCTCTCGCAGAACTACGACCAGGACCGGCCGCAGATCGTCACGCTCGACGAGTGGGAGAACCCCCTCGCCGACGACCACCGCGAGGAGGAAGGCGACACGATGTACGTCAACATCGGGCCACACCACCCCGCGACCCACGGCGTCCTCCACGTGAAGACGGTGCTCGACGGCGAGCAGGTCGCGGACGTCGACCCCGACATCGGCTACCTCCACCGCTGCGAGGAGCAGATGTGTCAGACGAAGACGTACCGCCACCAGATTATGCCGTACCCCGACCGCTGGGACTACGCCTCCTCCGGCCTGCTCAACGAGTGGGCCTACGCCCGCGCGGCCGAGGACCTCAACGACATCGAGGTCCCGGAGTACGCTCAGATCATCCGGACGATGGGCGCCGAGCTCTGCCGGATCGCCTCGCACATGCTCGCGGTCGGGACGTTCGCGCTGGACGTCTACGGCGACTTCACCGCGATCTTTATGTACGCGATGCGGGACCGCGAGAAGGTCCAGAACATCCTCGAAGACCTCACCGGCCAGCGGATGATGTTCAACTACTTCCGGCTGGGCGGGGTCGTCTGGGACCTCCCCGAGCCCCGCGAGGACTTCTTCGAGACGGTTCGTGACTTCCTCGACGACCTCCCGGAGGCGCTGGAGGAGTACCACGACCTCATCACGTCCAACGAGATCCTTCAGGCCCGCACCATCGACACGGGCGTCCTGCCGCCGGAGGTCGCGAAGTCCTACGGCGCGACCGGACCGGTCGCCCGCGGCTCCGGCATCGACTACGACCTCCGCCGCGACGACCCCTACGGCTACTACGACGAGCTGGAGTGGGACGTCATCACCGAGGACGGCTGCGACAACTTCAGCCGGCTGCTCGTCCGGCTCCGCGAGGTCGAAGAGTCCGCGAAGATCATCGAGCAGTGCGCGGACCTGCTGGAGGACTGGCCCGAAGACGAACGGGAGATCCAGTCGAACGTCCCCCGAACGCTGCGCCCGGCCGACGACAAGGAGATCTACCGCGCCGTCGAGGCCGCGAAGGGCGAACTGGGGATCTACATCCGCGGCGACGGCACCGAAAAGCCCGGCCGCTTCAAGATCCGCAGCCCGTGCTTCTCGAACCTCCAGACGCTGCCGGAGATGAGTAACGGCGAGTACATCCCGGACATGATCGCATCGCTCGGTAGCCTCGACATCGTCCTCGGCGAGGTGGATCGCTGA